Proteins found in one Apostichopus japonicus isolate 1M-3 chromosome 16, ASM3797524v1, whole genome shotgun sequence genomic segment:
- the LOC139983026 gene encoding carbonic anhydrase 1-like — protein MEPLKAISFLLFALSLTDAAKWTYERGAATGPANWGNVSAECDERRQSPINFVHEDTISVSWKPFKFKGYNTSTGSIPRINNIGHTAMMDLDGFHSVSEGGLPTEYQALQVHFHWGKTDAVGSEHTIDGKQFPLEMHIVHYAYIRFNGSDIDAVMSGDPDALAVLGVLFEIGEEDNEELAEIIKGLTEITAEGQAYDFQESVSLIDLLPEDKSSFYRYNGSLTTPDCHQIVTWTVFTETVPISQSQMEQFRALTEGSGSEVHSIGDAFRPVQPVYDRDVFYNGAVLTTIPSLVLVMGLIMIHLIP, from the exons ATGGAGCCCCTTAAAGCAATCTCATTTTTACTTTTCGCTTTGTCCTTAACAG ATGCTGCTAAGTGGACCTATGAACGGGGAGCAGCGACTG GCCCGGCTAATTGGGGAAATGTCTCTGCAGAATGCGATGAGCGGAGACAATCTCCGATTAACTTCGTACATGAAGACACCATCTCTGTATCATGGAAACCATTCAAATTTAAAGGTTACAATACTAGTACAGGCAGTATACCGAGAATTAACAACATCGGCCATACCG CGATGATGGATTTGGACGGATTCCATTCTGTCTCTGAGGGGGGTCTTCCAACCGAGTATCAGGCGCTCCAGGTACACTTTCACTGGGGCAAGACAGACGCTGTAGGGTCAGAGCATACTATAGACGGAAAACAGTTTCCATTAGAA ATGCATATTGTTCACTACGCATACATACGATTCAATGGATCAGACATTGACGCCGTGATGTCCGGAGATCCAGATGCACTGGCCGTACTCGGTGTGCTCTTTGAG ATAGGGGAAGAAGACAACGAAGAGTTGGCTGAAATTATAAAGGGTTTGACTGAAATTACAGCTGAAG GCCAAGCTTACGACTTTCAGGAGAGTGTATCGTTGATCGATTTGCTGCCTGAGGACAAATCTTCATTCTATCGTTACAACGGATCCCTGACTACGCCAGACTGCCACCAGATTGTCACTTGGACAGTATTCACCGAAACAGTGCCCATCTCACAAAGCCAG ATGGAACAGTTTCGTGCTTTGACAGAAGGTTCTGGCAGTGAGGTGCATTCGATTGGCGATGCGTTCCGCCCAGTCCAGCCGGTATACGATCGAGACGTCTTCTATAACGGAGCCGTGCTCACTACTATACCATCGCTAGTCCTTGTTATGGGGTTAATAATGATACACTTAATACCATGA